One Thermococcus sp. genomic window, TCCCTGTATCGATGGCGTAGAGCTTCTTTGGATAGCGCATCGCGTCCTTAACTTTAGGAGAGAGCACAGGAACGCGGAAGCTCAGATATGCCTCGTCCATCGCGTCGAGGACTGCATCAACAAAGTTGGGAGACACTTTTCTGCCAACTATTCCTGCAAGCTCGTTTCTGAGTCTGGAAACGCTGACAAGGGACGAAAACCTGCTCAGGGCTAGTTCGGCAACTATCTTAACTGTCCTAGCGTCCCGGAAGCCGTGCCTGTACGCTATGTCTCTCAGGACTACACCCTCGAAGAGCTCCCTGAGGAGCTCACCCCTCAGAGATTCGTCTTCCGTGAGGACTACTTGGGGAAACCCTCCAAACTCAAGATATTCCCTCAACAGAGCTTCAACTCTCCTCTTCTTACCAAGAATGCTTTTTATGTCGCCTGAAAATCCCCTGAAAGCCAAAAATTCCTCAAAACTAAGGGAAAACACCTCAATTGGCAAAACCCTGCCGGTCAGGAGAGTTGAAAGCTCGGAGCGGAGGAGGGAAGACGTTGAACCTGTCACTATAACCCTAGCCTCACCGAGGTCGAGGACCTTCCTGACCCATCTCTCCCAGCCGGGCACGTTTTGAACCTCGTCGAGAACCACTATCGGGTCTCTGCCACTGTAAACGTAGGTTCTGTACGCAGAAAAAATCTCCTCAAGGAGCTCGGGCTTTAGGTAGGGGGAAAACCTCGGATCCTCCAGGTTTACGTAAAGCGTAGCGTCGGGAGAGTTCCCCGCCTCCACGGATCTCATCAAAAACAATCTAGCCAGGGTTGTTTTTCCGGAGCGCCGGGTTCCAATGAGTGCCACAGCTCCATGAGGTAGTCTTTTCTCAATCGACGAGATGTACTTCTCCCTCATCACAGCCTTCCATTCCCTGCCCCCCCAGAGGTTGTATGGAGCCAGCACCTCGATGATCTCTTCTCTCGTCAGCATGTTCATCTCCATAAGATACAAGATATCAACAGTTTTATATTTTACGGAATACAAAAACATTGAGAACCCATATTTTGAAGGATAAAAATAACCAGAAATGCCTCACTTCTTCAGGAAATCGAACAGCGTCGCCTGCTTGCCCTTCTTCTTGGGTTTGTCTATCTTCTCCCCACTTTCCGCGACGGCTTCCATTTCCTCCTCGGCCTTCTCAAGCTCCTCCTCGCTTATCTCCTCTTCCGCCTCTTCCTCGGCTTCTTTCTCAGCTTCACCCTCTTCTTCAGGCTCTTTCTCAGCCGCAACCCTCACGTGTTCCTCAAGCTCCCCGCGCTCCTTGAGCTTCTTCTCAATGTTCATGCTCTTGCCCCATATCGTCCCGGCCTTCTCCTTGTCCCCCACTATGAACTCAACCTCCTTGAGGTCAAGGTCGAGGTACACTACGAAGTGCGCCGCCATGTCCGGGTTGTACTCGAATATGGCCCTGAGAACGTTGAGGGTCTCCAGGGCTTCGAGCTTCGCCATATGCATCTCTTTCATGATCTTCCTGAGCACCGAGTCCCTGAGCGAGCGTTCGGTCTTGCTCTCCGTGAGGAGCTTTATGGTCCTGGGCGGGTAAATCCTCACGAAGCCCTTTCTCTTAACCCCCGCAACAGCGACACCCGCGGTCATCATGTCTGTGGCGTACTTCCAGAGGCCGTAGTTACCCGTCCTCTGCGCCCGGCCGAGGTATATGTCCGCCCTGCTGAGCGCCTCATATGCCCTCGCTATGTCCTCGGGTCTGTAGTAGACGTAGGGGAGGTTCTCGTCTATCCACTGGAGGAGTTCGTGGGGGAACATGTCAACGCCGAGAACGACCAGCTTGGCCCTCTTGGCGTTGTCTGTTGCAAAGAGCTGGGCCAAAGCCTGGAAGACGCTCTTTTCCGTGTCGCGGTAGGCGAGAACCTCGACGGCGTCATCTATCCCGCCGGATACAACCGTCTGGAGGTCGTTTATCGCCGCCCTAAGGTCACCGTTGGCGCGCTTGGCTATCTCATAGAGAACCTCCTTCGGAACGGTTAAGCCCTCCGCGTGGAGAATTCTTACGAGTCCCTTTATGATGTCCCTCTGGGTCAGGCGCTTGTACTCGACTATCTGGGCCTTGTTCCTCACCTCCCTCGGAACCTCCCAGTAGTGGTTGGCGCTCATTATTATGGGGTTCCTGGCCCGGTCTATCAGCTTCGCTATCTCCTTGGCCCCGCTCGGCTCCATGTTGTCCGCCTCGTCCAGGAATATGAGCTTCCTCCTCTTTCCGAGGATGTCCAGGGTGTAGGCGGCCTGGACGTAGCGCTCCACCTTCTCGTAGGTCCTCTCGTCGCTGGCATTGAGCTCGATTATTTCGAAGCCGTACTCCCTGGCTATAGCGTAGACCGTCGCCGTCTTACCCGTTCCGGGGGGGCCGGCCAGAATCAGCGCCTTCTTCTTCGGCGGGCTGCCCTGGAGCCACGCCTCTATCCATGCCCTCACCTGCCCCAGGGCCTTGGTCTGGTTTATCAGCTCCCCCAGACGTCTCGGCCGGTACTTCTCAACCCAAGGAACGTCCCGCGGCATGGCCATCACTTACCCATCAGGGTGAACTGGGCGAGTAAAGCTTCAAGCTGTATCATCTCGTTAGCCCCTTCCACGAGCCTGAAGTTGTACTCGCCTATCTTATCGGCCAGAGCCACCTTCCTGTCCTCGGGTATCGTCAGGTTGAAGACCTCCTTGTGCATCTGGATGAGAACGTCCTCGCCGCTCAGGCCCTGCTTGAGGAGTATCTCCCTGAGCTTCTCCCTGGCCTTGAGAAAGTTGCCCTCCAGAGCCAGCTGCATCATCTGTCTGACGTCCTCGGGCCTTGCCCTGCTGGCAACGAGGAAGACGTTCTCATCGGTTATTTTGGTGTCAAGGGCGGCAGCGGCCTGCAGGACATTTATGGCCCTCCTGAGGTCACCCTCAGCCACGTAGAGGAGCGCCTGAAGTCCTTCCTCCGTTAGTTCAAGCCCCTCGTTCTCGGCTATAAGCTCTATGCGCTTCGCTATGTCTTCGTCCCTTAGAGGCCTGAAGCGGAAGATGGCGCACCTTGACTGTATCGGCTCGATTATCTTCGACGAGTAGTTGCAGCTCAGGATGAAGCGGACGTTGTTCGAGAACATCTCCATCGTTCTCCTCAGGGCCTGCTGGGCGTCCTGGGTCAAAGCGTCCGCCTCATCGAGGAATATTATCTTGAAGCTCGCCCCGCCAATTGGCTTGGTTCTCGCGAACTCCTTGACCTTCTCGCGGATGACGTTTATTCCGCGCTCGTCGCTCGCGTTCAGCTCAAGGAAGTTGTGCCTCCAGCCCTCGCCGAAGAGCTCCCTCGCGAGGGCCAGAGCAGCCGTTGTGTTGTGGAGAACCGTCGGAAGATTACCGCCGATGAAGTTGTGGTAACCCGGCACGTGTAGGTCATAGATTACGAAGTCGCCCTTTAGCTTCTCGACCTCTGCTATCTCGTCCCAGAGAAGCTCGTTCCTGGCAAGGAAGATGAGGTAAGCAATGCCCCTTTTGAGCTTTTCGTCGTTGAGCATCTCCTTCAAAAGCTTCAGCTCGGCTTTTCTGATCTCCTCAAGGGCCTCTATCTTCTCTGTGTTGCTCTCAAGGATTATTCTAACGCTTGAGTTCCACGTGCCGATAAGCCTTCCAATCTCAGCGTAGCTGGAGTACTTCCTCGCAAACAGCCTCATGGCCTCTATTGTCCCTTCAAGTTCGACTCCAAGAACCCTTGCAATCCTGAGGTAGTTCCTTAAGCTCGGCTTCCTCTTACCCTGGATGTACTCCAGAATCCGGTCGGCCCTTATTCCCGTCTTCTCCGCTATTTCCTTCCTTCTCCTCTCGACCTCGTTCCAGTCTATAACAATGCTTCTCGACAGGGCCTTTTCAAGCCTCTCCAGCTCGTCGAGGCGATAATAGATTTCCTTCATGAGCTCCCAAGCTATCCTCTTGGCCTTCTCTGGACTCCACCGGGCCTTGTCGTCGTAGAAGTTAAGCTTAAGCCTGTCCCTGACGTAGGAAATCAGTTCCCTGTCGGCATAAAGCGAGCCGAGATTGGGGTTCGGTCTCTTTACCAAGGCCTCGGCCTTTCTCCTCTTCTCCTCGACCGAGAAGCCGACCTCCGAGAGGAAGCGTGAGGTGTTCTCGGAGCCCGAGATGACAACATAGTAGTACGTGCGCCCCTTCGTGACCCTGCTCCTAACTTTGGCAACCACACCAAGCCCCGCAAGTGCGTAGGAGACCTGCTCGGCCATCTCCCTGCTCGCGGTCGAGAGGACTATCCCGTTGCTTTCCACCCCTGCATCGCAGTCAAAGTAGGCCCTCAGGAAGGAGCGCAGGCCCTTCCAGCCCTGTCCGGGTATGTAAACCCTGTCCGCTTTTCTGCCTGCAAGGCCGAGGCTCTTAACAAGTTCCTTTGCCGTCTTTGAGTTCACGTAGACGTCAGGGGTGCGGTTTTTGTGAATTCTCTCCTTAATCCTCGCATCCGGGAAGAGCCTCTCGGTGAGCTGCATGAAGCGCTTCCTCAGCCTTTCGTCGGTGTTCGTGAAGGTTATTGCGTTTGTTGTTGAATCCGCGTGGCCGTCCCCGATGAAGTAGCCAAGCCACTCGGCGAGGGGATCTTCCTCAAGGATCGCCGGGAGGAAGCGCGGAACGGCCAGTCTATCACCCGGCTTAAGCTCTTCGGCCTTGACCCATTCTATCCTTCCGTCCCTCCTGTTCACGAGGAGCGGATGGTATGGAGTAACCTTGAGCTCCCTACCGAGCCTCGTCCTTATTCTGACGAGCTCATCCGTCTTGTCCTTGTAAACGTACTCAACGGGCAGTTCCGTGAGTTTGCCGTCTTCATCAACGCCGAGAACCCTGAGGCCTTTAACAGGGGTCGGGCCGAACCTGCCGTTGCTCAGCCTCTCAACGAGCCCGCCTATTGTAGTCAGCTCACCGTTGACGATAACCTTTGCATCCCCCGTGAGGCACTTCCCAACGCCGGGGGGACCGGCAAAGAGAAGGTGCGGCATAGAACCTGTTTTAACGTAATGCTTGAGCCTCTTAACTATGTGATCCTGACCCACCATATCGTCGAGCTTTTGGGGCCTGTACTTCTCAACCCACGGCTTTTCGAGGATTTTAACCTCCTTAACTTCCTCCGGCATAGCTATCACCCTACCTAAGGGGCTTATGAGCTTTGGGGGTATTAAGCCTTTTGCCATGTGCAAAACTTTTATACCTCGATGTCCAAAAATCACCGGTGGTTCTCATGGCGAAGCTCGACTGGATTAGGGAAGAGCTCAAGGAGCTCAAGGAGAAAGGCCTTTATGTGACCATCAGAAAGCTTGAGAGCGCCCAGGGACCCTGGGTCGTCGTTGATGGAAAGCGCGTTCTGAATATGTGTTCGAACAACTACCTCGGCCTGGCCGCCCACCCCAAGATAAAGGAGGCCGCCATAAGGGCAATCCTCGACTACGGCGTCGGTGCCGGAGCGGTTAGAACCATCGCCGGCACCATGGAGCTCCACGTGGAGCTCGAAGAAAAGCTCGCCAAGTTCAAGAAGAGAGAGGCCGCTATACTCTTCCAGAGCGGGTACAACGCCAACCTCGGAGCGCTGAGCGCCCTCCTCACCAAGAAGGACAACGGCGTGTTCATCAGCGAGGAGCTGAACCACGCAAGCATCATAGACGGAATGCGCCTCAGCGGCGCCCCGAAGGTCATCTACAAGCACCTCGACATGGACGACCTCAAGAAGAAGCTTGAGGAGAACAAGGACAAGGAGAAGAAGATAATCGTCAGCGATGGGGTCTTCTCGATGGACGGCGACCTTGCCCCGCTGCCGGAGATGGCCGAGCTGGCCGAGCAGTACGATGCGATGCTCTACATAGACGACGCCCACGGTGAGGGTGTCCTCGGAGACAGCGGGAGAGGTATCGTCGACCACTTCAACCTCCACGACAGGGTTGACTTCGAGATGGGAACGCTCAGCAAGGCCTTCGGTGTCATCGGTGGCTACGTCGCCGGACCGGAGGAGGCCATCGAGTACCTCAGACAGAGGGGAAGACCGTTCCTCTTCTCCAGTGCGCCAAACCCGCCCGACGTCGCCGCGGCCATTGCAGCGGTTGAGATACTCCAGCACAGCGACGAGCTCGTCAAGAAGCTCTGGGAGAACACCCACTTCCTCCAGAACGGATTGAGAGACCTCGGCTACGACCTCGGCAACACCAAGCACCCGATTACCCCGGTCATGCTCTACGACGAGAAGCGCGCCCAGGAGTTCTCAAGGCGCCTGTACGATGAGTACAACATCTTCGCGCAGGCGATAGTCTACCCGACCGTCCCGCTCGGAACCGCGAGGATAAGGCTAGAACCTTCCGCGGCGCACAGCAAGGAGGACCTCCAGTACGTTCTGGATGCCTTCGAGGACCTCGGAAAGAAGACCGGCTTCCTTAAGTGAAGCATCTTCCCATTTCCCCTTTTCTTGGTTCTGTTCTCAAACGCGTAATCCTGTTGCAGTTCGAAGTAAAGACCCAAAGTTTTGATATCCTCCAAACTTTACCGAAAAATATAATTTTTTGGAGATACTATATCAGTCCTGGAATAACCCAGTTATAGCGGTGTCGGATATGCTCTTCATAGCGGCCATAATAGTGGAGGTAATGCTAATAGCAATACTCGCGGTTAGCATCAAGCGCAGGGCCAGCTTTACATCTCACTACCCGGAGCTTAAGAAGTTCTACGATTACAGCCTGGCGGCGCTTGCGGGGTTCACGGTTTCAAAGCTGGTATTCTTCCCCCTCGACCTGAGGGACAGCGGGTTCTTGGATATTCTCCCAGGGCAAATTGCCCTCCTCAACCTCACAGGGAATACTCTCCTAATGTTATCCGCCATAGCCTTCATCCTTGGATGGGTACGTCTCATAGGGACACTGGTGGCGAGGTATGAGCTTGTCCCGGTAATCGAATTCACCGGAGAGGGAAAGCGCCTCTCACTGAAACCGGGAGTCTATCTCTGCACTCTGGCGAACTGCTACTCCACCGTGCTGAGGCTTCTCGCGGGAAGAGCGGGCCTTATAATATCGAGGCAACCGCCCCAGGTGATCAGATCGCGCCTGAAGGTCGAGAAGACTCCCGTGATATGGCTCACCACAGCACCGGGCGAGAGGACGGTAAGGCCCACCCGGCTGGAGTACCTCCTCCACATCATCGTTGAGTTCATAAAGAAGACCGAAGCCCCCAAACTGGTTTTCCTTGAGGGTGTGGAGTACCTTATACTTGAGAACGGCTTCACACCCGTCTTCAAGTTCCTGACCACCCTCAAGGACTACGCGATAATCCACAACACCATCGTGGTGGTGCCCGTTGACGTAGAGAGCCTTGAGGAGAAACAGGCAAACCTCCTGAAGAGGGAGTTCGAGACAATTGATCCCAAAGTACTTCCCCAGCTCGGTGAGTAGGCCTCAGAACTTCACCCACTCTATTTTGTAGTACACCACGTCGTTGTCCTCATCAACGACCGCCATCACCATGTTCTTCCTGACCCCGTGGGCAACCCTCACGCGGGCGGTAATGTCGTTCGGGGAAAAGCGGAGGTTCTCTGGAACGACCCATACCAGCCACTGGGAGTGCTCGTCCATTCCACGCCTGTAAACGCGGAAGTGGGAACCGAACTTGAGGGCCGATTTGACGGTGTAGCCCCTGTCCCTCAGGTCCGTGTAAACGAGGAGTTTTATGTCGAACTGGTCGTCCCTCTTCCTTCCGAGCTCGACCAGTTCTTTAAAAGAAAGCTCCTTTTCACCGTCAAAGACCCTAATCCTGCCCTTTTCCACCAAGTAGGCCGCCTCAATGAGGGAGAGGAAAAGCTTTCCATTCACGACCTCACCGAAATACCTCTTGTTGTAGAACTGGTTTATGGCCTTCTCCCTCTCGCTGAAGACCCTGTCGCCGCTGAGCTGAAAGATTACCGGCTCCTTCAATTCCTTCCACCCCACTCGTCTGCTGGGAGGAGCATGTAGTACGCGTCCTCTCCGTCGGCGTAGTAGCCGATTATGCGCTTAATGCGCCTGAAACCAAAGCGCTCGTAGAGCTTTATGGCCTTTTCGTTGCTAACGCGAACCTCCAGACCGATGTAGCGGGCGCCCTTCTTTATGAGCCTTTCGATGACCTCGCTGAGCAGGGCCGAACCGATGCCGCTGCCCCGGTACTGGGGGTCAACGGCGATGCTCATTATGTGGCCCTCCAGGTCGGGACGGAGGTATGCCATCACGTAGCCGATGACCTTTCCCCGGTACTCCGCAACCAGAAACGTGTCCGGGTTATTCTCAAGAAAAACTAGGAAAACCCCCCTCGGATATTCCTCGCGGAACGAGAGCCGTTCTATCCTGACGACGTCCGGTATGTCGAACAGCTTCGCCGGCCTTATAACGACCATGGCCAGGGGGATCCTCCCGCCGGCCTCCCTAACGGACACGCTCATGTTATACACTACGCGCCAAAGCTTTTAAGACTTGAGGAAGACCTCATCCGGGGTGGCCACCCCTCGTGATGAGCACTCTCGAACCTGACCGCGGGATGATGACCGGATTCCTGGCTGATTCTCCCCCTACTTTCCGGAGTAAAGTTTAAAGCCCCCGAAAACCAAGTCAAGCGATAGGTGATGTTATGCGCATAGCCGAAGATCTTAACAACCCGGTTGGAATCGTGACCGGTGAAGCCACTGTCAACTCCTTCCAGTTCTACGCTCATCCCGATAGCGACCTCAAGTTTGGAGACTTCGTCGTCGCAAGGCTCTGCAAGGAGGCGAAGGACAGGGACTGCCGCTGGGGCAACGAAGTTGAGTGGGTGATAGGCACAATCAGGGGTATCAAAAACATCAACTGGCTTCTCAGCGAGGGGAAGAGCACTTTCGCGAGCCTTGACCTCGACCTTCGGGAGTACGGGGAGAGCATAGGTGAGAACGAGGCGCTGATAGTCACTGTTCACGTGCTGGGGAGAATAGAGCTCAGAGGCGATAGGGCTGAAATAGTCCCCAACCGCGTCCCCGTTCCCAACGGAAACAAGGTCTACATAGCCAGCTCAGACCTTCTCAGGGCGATCTACTACGGGGGAGACGGTTTCATTGAGGTGGGAACACTGCTTTTGAGGGAGGACGTGCCGATATACCTCAACGCCGACGAGCTGGTTTCGAGGCACTTTGCGGTTTTAGCCGTTACCGGGGCGGGCAAGAGCAACACCGTTTCGGTCATGCTCTGGAAGATAGTGGAGGAGCTTAGGGGAACTGTCGTCGTCCTCGACCCTCACGGCGATTACATGCGCCTGAGCCTCCCCAACACAGGCACGAAGTACGTCAACCTCATCGAGGCGAGAATCCAGCCCGAGACGATGGACGGCGAGGAGCTGGCAGACCTCATGGAGATACAGAGCAACGCAACCATACAGCGCTCGTACCTTCTGCGCGCCTGGGACACCGTTCTCCACGAGAACGCCAACCTTGGTGGGCGGGAGATAGTCAAGGCAGTCCTCGATCTGCTCCAGCGGTGGGCGAGCGAGGGGTACGGCAGTTACTGGGATCCCCACGCCGGCAAGTACCGCGACCTGGGAGAGATAAAGGCCGCAGAGAAGGAAACGATAACACGTCTCACGATGAAGATATCCCGCTTCCTGAGGAACTACGGCCATCTGCTCTCAAGCGAGGACATAGTGGCCTCCATCCGGGCCGGGATGGTGAACGTCATAGACCTCGGCCCCCTGGACGAGGGACAGATGAAGCTCGTCGCGGCGAAGCTCCTCGAAAAGATGTTCGAAACAAGGATGGACTACGAGAAGGCCAGGAAGAGGCTCGAATACCTTAAGAGGAAGTACGGAAGCAGAATCTCGGCCGTTTCGGAAGAGGTGGAGGAGCTTGAGAAGTTCATCCGCTCTGTCAAGGCGAGCTACCCAGCCCTCTCGGAACCCATACTCATAATAGTAGAGGAGGCCCACATCTTCGCACCCCACGGCGAGAAGGGCGGAACCGTGAGGATACTTGGAAGGATAGCCAGGGAGGGCAGGAAGTTCGGCGTCGGCGTGGGACTTGTATCCCAGAGGCCCAGCAGGCTCAACGAGGACGTGCTGAGCCAGACGAACACGAAAATCATAATGCGCATCGTAAATCCGAACGACCAGAACTACGTCATAAAAGCCAGCGAACAGCTGAGCGGAGAGCTGATGGGAGACATAGCAGGCCTAGGAAAGGGCGAGGCGGTGATAGTCGGCCAGGCCATAAGCCTGCCGGCGCTGGTGAAGATCTACAACTTCAAGGCCCTCGGCGGCGACTACGGGGGCGAGGACATAGGCGTCGTGAGGCGCTGGAGAGAAAGGGCGGAGCGCGAGAAGGCAGAGGGGAAGAAGGAGGAGCTCTACGAGGAGGAGGGCATAGAGCTGGACTTCTGAGGTGTTCCAGATGAAGTTCGCCCACATGGCCGACGTCCACCTCGGCTTCGAGCAGTACCGCCTTCCCTACCGCGCCGAGGAGTTTGCCCAGGCCTTCAGGGAGGCCGTGGAGAATGCCGTAGCGGAGGGAGTGGACTTCATTCTCATAGCCGGCGACCTGTTCCACTCAAGCCGGCCCAGCCCCGAGACCATAAAGACCGCGATAGAGGTGCTGGAAAAGCCAAGGGAAGCCGGAATCCCGGTCTTTGCGATAGAGGGAAACCACGACAGGACGCAGAGAAAGGTTTCCGCGTACCATCTCCTTGAGGGGCTTGGTCTGCTCCACCTCATCGGTCTGAGGGACGAGAAGATCGAGAACGAGTACTTGACGAGCGAGAGGCTTGGG contains:
- the herA gene encoding DNA double-strand break repair helicase HerA codes for the protein MRIAEDLNNPVGIVTGEATVNSFQFYAHPDSDLKFGDFVVARLCKEAKDRDCRWGNEVEWVIGTIRGIKNINWLLSEGKSTFASLDLDLREYGESIGENEALIVTVHVLGRIELRGDRAEIVPNRVPVPNGNKVYIASSDLLRAIYYGGDGFIEVGTLLLREDVPIYLNADELVSRHFAVLAVTGAGKSNTVSVMLWKIVEELRGTVVVLDPHGDYMRLSLPNTGTKYVNLIEARIQPETMDGEELADLMEIQSNATIQRSYLLRAWDTVLHENANLGGREIVKAVLDLLQRWASEGYGSYWDPHAGKYRDLGEIKAAEKETITRLTMKISRFLRNYGHLLSSEDIVASIRAGMVNVIDLGPLDEGQMKLVAAKLLEKMFETRMDYEKARKRLEYLKRKYGSRISAVSEEVEELEKFIRSVKASYPALSEPILIIVEEAHIFAPHGEKGGTVRILGRIAREGRKFGVGVGLVSQRPSRLNEDVLSQTNTKIIMRIVNPNDQNYVIKASEQLSGELMGDIAGLGKGEAVIVGQAISLPALVKIYNFKALGGDYGGEDIGVVRRWRERAEREKAEGKKEELYEEEGIELDF
- the endA gene encoding tRNA-intron lyase, producing the protein MKEPVIFQLSGDRVFSEREKAINQFYNKRYFGEVVNGKLFLSLIEAAYLVEKGRIRVFDGEKELSFKELVELGRKRDDQFDIKLLVYTDLRDRGYTVKSALKFGSHFRVYRRGMDEHSQWLVWVVPENLRFSPNDITARVRVAHGVRKNMVMAVVDEDNDVVYYKIEWVKF
- a CDS encoding replication factor C large subunit, whose protein sequence is MPRDVPWVEKYRPRRLGELINQTKALGQVRAWIEAWLQGSPPKKKALILAGPPGTGKTATVYAIAREYGFEIIELNASDERTYEKVERYVQAAYTLDILGKRRKLIFLDEADNMEPSGAKEIAKLIDRARNPIIMSANHYWEVPREVRNKAQIVEYKRLTQRDIIKGLVRILHAEGLTVPKEVLYEIAKRANGDLRAAINDLQTVVSGGIDDAVEVLAYRDTEKSVFQALAQLFATDNAKRAKLVVLGVDMFPHELLQWIDENLPYVYYRPEDIARAYEALSRADIYLGRAQRTGNYGLWKYATDMMTAGVAVAGVKRKGFVRIYPPRTIKLLTESKTERSLRDSVLRKIMKEMHMAKLEALETLNVLRAIFEYNPDMAAHFVVYLDLDLKEVEFIVGDKEKAGTIWGKSMNIEKKLKERGELEEHVRVAAEKEPEEEGEAEKEAEEEAEEEISEEELEKAEEEMEAVAESGEKIDKPKKKGKQATLFDFLKK
- the rimI gene encoding ribosomal protein S18-alanine N-acetyltransferase, producing the protein MSVSVREAGGRIPLAMVVIRPAKLFDIPDVVRIERLSFREEYPRGVFLVFLENNPDTFLVAEYRGKVIGYVMAYLRPDLEGHIMSIAVDPQYRGSGIGSALLSEVIERLIKKGARYIGLEVRVSNEKAIKLYERFGFRRIKRIIGYYADGEDAYYMLLPADEWGGRN
- a CDS encoding replication factor C small subunit — its product is MPEEVKEVKILEKPWVEKYRPQKLDDMVGQDHIVKRLKHYVKTGSMPHLLFAGPPGVGKCLTGDAKVIVNGELTTIGGLVERLSNGRFGPTPVKGLRVLGVDEDGKLTELPVEYVYKDKTDELVRIRTRLGRELKVTPYHPLLVNRRDGRIEWVKAEELKPGDRLAVPRFLPAILEEDPLAEWLGYFIGDGHADSTTNAITFTNTDERLRKRFMQLTERLFPDARIKERIHKNRTPDVYVNSKTAKELVKSLGLAGRKADRVYIPGQGWKGLRSFLRAYFDCDAGVESNGIVLSTASREMAEQVSYALAGLGVVAKVRSRVTKGRTYYYVVISGSENTSRFLSEVGFSVEEKRRKAEALVKRPNPNLGSLYADRELISYVRDRLKLNFYDDKARWSPEKAKRIAWELMKEIYYRLDELERLEKALSRSIVIDWNEVERRRKEIAEKTGIRADRILEYIQGKRKPSLRNYLRIARVLGVELEGTIEAMRLFARKYSSYAEIGRLIGTWNSSVRIILESNTEKIEALEEIRKAELKLLKEMLNDEKLKRGIAYLIFLARNELLWDEIAEVEKLKGDFVIYDLHVPGYHNFIGGNLPTVLHNTTAALALARELFGEGWRHNFLELNASDERGINVIREKVKEFARTKPIGGASFKIIFLDEADALTQDAQQALRRTMEMFSNNVRFILSCNYSSKIIEPIQSRCAIFRFRPLRDEDIAKRIELIAENEGLELTEEGLQALLYVAEGDLRRAINVLQAAAALDTKITDENVFLVASRARPEDVRQMMQLALEGNFLKAREKLREILLKQGLSGEDVLIQMHKEVFNLTIPEDRKVALADKIGEYNFRLVEGANEMIQLEALLAQFTLMGK
- a CDS encoding glycine C-acetyltransferase is translated as MAKLDWIREELKELKEKGLYVTIRKLESAQGPWVVVDGKRVLNMCSNNYLGLAAHPKIKEAAIRAILDYGVGAGAVRTIAGTMELHVELEEKLAKFKKREAAILFQSGYNANLGALSALLTKKDNGVFISEELNHASIIDGMRLSGAPKVIYKHLDMDDLKKKLEENKDKEKKIIVSDGVFSMDGDLAPLPEMAELAEQYDAMLYIDDAHGEGVLGDSGRGIVDHFNLHDRVDFEMGTLSKAFGVIGGYVAGPEEAIEYLRQRGRPFLFSSAPNPPDVAAAIAAVEILQHSDELVKKLWENTHFLQNGLRDLGYDLGNTKHPITPVMLYDEKRAQEFSRRLYDEYNIFAQAIVYPTVPLGTARIRLEPSAAHSKEDLQYVLDAFEDLGKKTGFLK
- a CDS encoding ATP-binding protein, with amino-acid sequence MEMNMLTREEIIEVLAPYNLWGGREWKAVMREKYISSIEKRLPHGAVALIGTRRSGKTTLARLFLMRSVEAGNSPDATLYVNLEDPRFSPYLKPELLEEIFSAYRTYVYSGRDPIVVLDEVQNVPGWERWVRKVLDLGEARVIVTGSTSSLLRSELSTLLTGRVLPIEVFSLSFEEFLAFRGFSGDIKSILGKKRRVEALLREYLEFGGFPQVVLTEDESLRGELLRELFEGVVLRDIAYRHGFRDARTVKIVAELALSRFSSLVSVSRLRNELAGIVGRKVSPNFVDAVLDAMDEAYLSFRVPVLSPKVKDAMRYPKKLYAIDTGIANIVGIRFTENVGRLAENAVARHLRQRFGEVYYYRGKREVDFIVKEGTEVTRAIQVSWDIDESWDREVEGLVEAAKTFGLMEGTIITGWKSCEEKIGGIAVKCIPLWRFLLSLDTNPQPSRPHRP
- a CDS encoding DUF835 domain-containing protein; this translates as MLFIAAIIVEVMLIAILAVSIKRRASFTSHYPELKKFYDYSLAALAGFTVSKLVFFPLDLRDSGFLDILPGQIALLNLTGNTLLMLSAIAFILGWVRLIGTLVARYELVPVIEFTGEGKRLSLKPGVYLCTLANCYSTVLRLLAGRAGLIISRQPPQVIRSRLKVEKTPVIWLTTAPGERTVRPTRLEYLLHIIVEFIKKTEAPKLVFLEGVEYLILENGFTPVFKFLTTLKDYAIIHNTIVVVPVDVESLEEKQANLLKREFETIDPKVLPQLGE